One Kribbella sp. NBC_00662 genomic region harbors:
- a CDS encoding cupin domain-containing protein, which translates to MNQNAVLTRGADAERLGEAPNQTWLIADAEHTDGIMNVVRTTLGPGVDGPPPHFHQESPEMFYLLDGALRILAGDQVVTIEKGDYLLVPPMMHHAWGTPMGSGADVLIVKAPGNSRFEYFRLGDRIRRGEASPTEVLATAERFDNHFVDNPVWRRELAVREGERQQIVPFPEG; encoded by the coding sequence ATGAACCAGAACGCAGTACTCACCCGTGGCGCCGACGCCGAACGGCTCGGTGAGGCGCCGAACCAGACCTGGCTGATCGCCGACGCCGAGCACACCGACGGAATCATGAACGTCGTCCGCACCACACTCGGTCCGGGCGTCGACGGTCCGCCGCCGCACTTCCACCAGGAGTCGCCGGAGATGTTCTACCTGCTCGACGGCGCGCTCCGGATCCTGGCCGGCGACCAGGTCGTGACGATCGAGAAGGGCGACTATCTCCTCGTGCCGCCGATGATGCATCACGCGTGGGGTACGCCGATGGGCAGCGGCGCCGACGTACTGATCGTGAAGGCTCCCGGCAACAGCCGGTTCGAGTACTTCCGGCTCGGCGATCGGATCCGGCGGGGCGAGGCGTCGCCGACGGAGGTGCTGGCGACCGCGGAACGGTTCGACAACCACTTTGTCGACAATCCGGTCTGGCGGCGGGAGCTCGCCGTACGCGAAGGTGAACGGCAGCAGATCGTCCCGTTCCCGGAGGGGTGA